The Apibacter raozihei DNA segment ATCCAAAGAGGATTTAGGCTTATCTGTGTTGAAACCGACTTGAGATAACAAATAAGTAGATGTTAATAAAAATGTAATTGTAATTGTTAGTTTTTTCATCTGGTTCAAATAATTTAAGTACTGAAAGATCTAAATTGTATTTAAAAAAAAGCATAAAAAAATGCTTAGCTCTTTATTAAAAGCTATTTTTAATATAAATTGTAATAAAATTGGTATATTATAAGATTTGTTTTTACAATTATTAGAATTGTAAAATAGATAAGTAATTTATAGATTTGTAACAAGTATACCGGGAGGTCCTCTTAACTTATGATTAATGTAAAAAGTACATTCTGATTCAATTTGATGTATACACTTAGCAGCCTTTGTTAATTGTAAATACAAAAAACTGAATTTGTAATTCTGAAAAGAAATAGCACCCAGCAGATGACAATTGTTGATAGAAAACACACTTCCTGTTAATCTGGGATTATATGCATATAATTTATTTGTATTGGGAATGGGCCTAAAAATACAGGTATTCCAGTCAATTTTATTAAATCTTTTTAATTTGACTTTGGAATAATAGTTAGAATTATCGAAACGAAATTCTTTTCTTTTTTTTATTTCCTCATTAAATATGTATATGTTTACTTGTTCATTAGAAGAATTTGATACAAAAACAGATTTCTCATTTTTGTTTTTAACAGGACATTCATTTGAACATGTAGTATGACTATTATAAGTAAAAATACTTATAGGGCTTTTATCTGTAATGAGTATACTAATTAAAAAAATAATAAAACATATGATAGTAAAAACACTCCAGTAAAAACCAAACTGTTTTTTCTGACTTACAATGTTTTTAATGACAGTATTTTTTGTTATAGTATTTTTCTTAAACACTTAATATATATTATTTTTTATTTGCAATAAAAAGTTTAAACAATTAAAATTTCACGATAAATATTTTATTTAAAATTATAACTATTCAATTAATATATTTCTTAAATTATTTGCAAATTTATAAATTGTTTTCATATAAACAACAATTTATAAACCATTTTATCCCATATATTTTTTTTTCTCAATAATAAAATAACAGTATCTGAATGCTGAAAATAGTAAAGTTTCTTTGCCTTCATTCATATGCTGTTTTAACAATTAATAATATTGAGGGTAAAAGTTTTAGAAGAAAAAAATATTTATTTTTGTTTCTTACTGAAAAATAGAAATTCGATATTACGATAAATAAATATATGCATTAAGCTAGTTTTCAAACGATTTTGATAGACGACTGCATACTATGATCATGTTATTAACAATATATCTTAATTAATCACTAGTTTTTATTTTTTTATCTGCCATAATTTCGGATATTTATGCTTCATAAAAATTAACTAAATATGACATCTCAACAAACTAACACAAAAAAAAATCAATACACTAAAGAACAGAAAAAAAACAGCATTATCGCCATTGTAAGTGCTTCTTCCGGGAATTTGGTTGAATGGTTTGATTTTTACATTTATGCATTTACATCTATATATTTTGCTCATTTATTTTTTCCAGATGGAAATGATACCACTAAACTATTGAAAACAGCAGGTGTTTTTGCTGCCGGTTTTTTAATGCGTCCTATCGGAGGGTGGATATTTGGGCGTATTGCTGACAGGCATGGGCGTAAAAAATCATTGGTAACTTCTATTGTCATGATGGCTTGTGGGTCATTCATTATTGCTCTAGTACCTACATATTCATCAATTGGAGTATTTGCTCCTGCGATTTTGTTAGTTGCCCGACTTATTCAAGGTCTTTCGGTAGGTGGCGAATACGGAGCCACAGCTACCTATATGAGTGAAGTTGCATTACCGAACCAGCGAGGTTTTTTCTCCTCATTTCAATATGTAACATTAATCGGAGGACAACTATTAGCTGCTCTGGTACTATTGATACTTGAATTGACTCTATCCAAAACAGATCTATCTACCTGGGCCTGGAGAATTCCTTTTTTCATAGGTGGTTTAACCGCTCTTGGATCTTTGTATTTAAGAAAACACCTTAAGGAAACTGCCCCTAAAGATAGTGCTAAAGATAAAAATGCAGGAACATTATCAGAGTTATTTAAAAAACATACTCCAGCATTTTTAACAGTTTTAGGTTATACCTCGGGCGGTTCTCTTATATTTTATACTTTTTCCACCTATATGCAGAAATACCTTGTCAATACAGCACATTTTGAACTTACTACCGCGACTCGTATAATGACAGCTTCTTTGTTTGTTTTCATGATAGCTCAACCTTTTTTTGGTATGCTTTCTGACAAAATAGGGAGAAGAACCTGTATGATGCTATTTGGAGGTCTGGGATTACTATTTACCTACCCTGTTATTTATACACTTCCAAGAATTGGAACTAATCCTTATTTAGCTTTTATTTTATTAAGTTTTATTTTTTGTATTATCAGTTTTTATACCTCTATTGCTGGAATTGTGAAAGCTGAAATGTTTCCTCCGGAAATTCGTGCTTTAGGTGTAGGACTATCATATGCTATTGCTAATGCTATGTTTGGAGGATCAGCTGAATTTGTTGCTCTAAGCTTTAAAAATTATGGGCATGAAAACGGATTTTATATTTATGTTACCATCATGCTTTGTATCACCTTCCTAGTGAGCACACGGCTTCCTAAAAAAGCTAATTATTTAAATGATAAATAATTAATTAAATTTAAGTCTACCATTTTTTACATATAAGAATAACAGATATTCACTGTTATTCTTTATTTTTTCATAGCAGATTTACCTGGTAAAAATACAGTAAGTAAACCTATTAATGGCAGATATGAACAAAGAGAATAAACATATTCTATACTGGTTAAATCTGCAACTCTACCCAAAATTGCTGCTCCTAACCCTCCCATGCCGAAAGAAAAACCAAAAAATAATCCTGAAATCATACCTACTCTTCCCGGCAACATTTCCTGAGCGAACACTAATATAGCTGAAAATGCTGACGATAAAACCAATCCTATAATTACTGTTAAAATAATAGTCCAATGCATAGAGGCATATGGCAACGCTAACGTAAATGGAGCTACACCTAAGATTGATACCCAGATTACATATTTCCTGCCTATTTTATCTCCGATAGGACCTCCTATAAACGTTCCGGCAGCTACAGAAAATAAAAATATAAATAAATAAATTTGTGCATTTTGTTCGGTAACAGCAAATTTATGCATCAGATAAAAAGTATAATAGCTGGTTAAACTGGATAAATAAAATGCTTTTGAAAATACCAGTATTAAGAGTATAACTAAAGAAACTATAACTGTTTTTTTTGGTAAATTATGAGTTTCTATTCTCACTTTTTCTTTTTTAGCCGATTGCTGTTCTGCATACCACCTGCTAACTTTTAACAATATGAAAACACCTACTAAAGCAAACAAAGCAAAATAAGCAACATTTGTTTTTCCATAAGGAGTTATCAGCAAAGCCGCTAATAAAGGTCCTAATGAGCTACCAAAATTACCTCCAACCTGAAAAAATGACTGTGCAAATCCATAACTTCCTCCTGAAGCCATTCTAGCTACTCTTGAAGACTCCGGATGAAAAACAGCAGAGCCTATTCCTACTAACGAAGCTGCAAGAACAACAGTTAAAAAATTAGATGAAAATGCTAATAATATGAGTCCCACAAAAGTAAATGCCATACCTATAGGCAATGAATACGGTTTTGGATATTTATCCGTATAAATTCCGATTATTGGCTGCAGAAAAGATGCTGTACATTGATATGTAAAGGTTATTAATCCTATTTGAGTAAAATTAAGCGAAAAATCACTTTGTAAAATAGGATAAATAGCTACTATTAATGACTGCATCATATCATTAAGCATATGAGAGCTACTGATACCTGTAAGAATTGGTAAATTAGTTTTTTTACTGATCACGGTTTAATAGATTTAAACCATCAAATGTATTACATATTTTTGTTATTGGAAGTTTTATTTCAGGATAAAAAAAAATAGAACCCGAAGTATATCCGGATTCTATTTTTTATATTTAGTACATACTATTTATTAGTGTATTCGTGTATATATTTAAATACATCTGCTAAACAGTGAGTGATATTCTGCGCAGTCATAGCTTCCTGAGAAAACTTTTCTGCGGCGTAATCGCCTGCTTTACCGTGTATATAAACTCCAATAATAGCTGCCTGAACAGGTGAATATCCTTGTGCTAACAAACCGGTAATAATACCTGTTAGTACATCTCCACTCCCTCCTTTAGCCATTCCGGCATTACCTGTTATGTTATAATAACAGTTTCCGTCAGGAGTTAAAATAGATGTATTATGACCTTTTAACACGATAATAATTTTAAACTCTTTAGCTTTTTTTCTTGCTAGTTCACATTGCTCAAGACTTGAACTCGTTTTTCCAAATAAACGTTCAAATTCCTTTGGATGCGGAGTAATAATAGTATTTTCACAAAGAAGCTCCATTAATTTTTTGTCTTC contains these protein-coding regions:
- a CDS encoding MFS family transporter, encoding MTSQQTNTKKNQYTKEQKKNSIIAIVSASSGNLVEWFDFYIYAFTSIYFAHLFFPDGNDTTKLLKTAGVFAAGFLMRPIGGWIFGRIADRHGRKKSLVTSIVMMACGSFIIALVPTYSSIGVFAPAILLVARLIQGLSVGGEYGATATYMSEVALPNQRGFFSSFQYVTLIGGQLLAALVLLILELTLSKTDLSTWAWRIPFFIGGLTALGSLYLRKHLKETAPKDSAKDKNAGTLSELFKKHTPAFLTVLGYTSGGSLIFYTFSTYMQKYLVNTAHFELTTATRIMTASLFVFMIAQPFFGMLSDKIGRRTCMMLFGGLGLLFTYPVIYTLPRIGTNPYLAFILLSFIFCIISFYTSIAGIVKAEMFPPEIRALGVGLSYAIANAMFGGSAEFVALSFKNYGHENGFYIYVTIMLCITFLVSTRLPKKANYLNDK
- a CDS encoding MFS transporter; the encoded protein is MISKKTNLPILTGISSSHMLNDMMQSLIVAIYPILQSDFSLNFTQIGLITFTYQCTASFLQPIIGIYTDKYPKPYSLPIGMAFTFVGLILLAFSSNFLTVVLAASLVGIGSAVFHPESSRVARMASGGSYGFAQSFFQVGGNFGSSLGPLLAALLITPYGKTNVAYFALFALVGVFILLKVSRWYAEQQSAKKEKVRIETHNLPKKTVIVSLVILLILVFSKAFYLSSLTSYYTFYLMHKFAVTEQNAQIYLFIFLFSVAAGTFIGGPIGDKIGRKYVIWVSILGVAPFTLALPYASMHWTIILTVIIGLVLSSAFSAILVFAQEMLPGRVGMISGLFFGFSFGMGGLGAAILGRVADLTSIEYVYSLCSYLPLIGLLTVFLPGKSAMKK